In Methanonatronarchaeum thermophilum, a genomic segment contains:
- a CDS encoding DUF447 domain-containing protein — protein MMNDVLKGLGFTEGRVIETLLVTESEEGFNCAPIGVWSEGGYLWSKVHEDSESYKNLSVESRCTANIVDVGMLVEGLFTDLDITGGVVDGAGAVLRLAVVGFSVDGEWGLVKYSVDGVEVFDSCARGLCRAELCLLESAVHASRVGLDNSHVGFIGHYREIIDKTGGRSEVELIDRLISNYGLDVE, from the coding sequence ATGATGAATGATGTGTTGAAGGGTTTGGGTTTTACAGAAGGTAGGGTTATTGAAACTCTCTTAGTTACTGAGAGTGAGGAAGGTTTTAATTGTGCTCCCATCGGTGTTTGGAGTGAAGGTGGTTATCTTTGGTCAAAGGTTCATGAGGATTCGGAAAGTTATAAGAATCTGAGTGTTGAGTCGAGGTGTACTGCTAATATAGTTGATGTAGGTATGTTGGTTGAAGGGTTGTTTACCGATTTAGATATAACTGGTGGTGTGGTTGATGGGGCCGGTGCTGTGTTGAGGTTGGCTGTGGTTGGTTTTTCTGTAGATGGTGAGTGGGGTTTGGTTAAGTACTCTGTTGATGGTGTGGAGGTTTTCGATTCTTGTGCTCGAGGTTTGTGTAGGGCTGAACTTTGTTTGCTTGAATCTGCAGTTCATGCTTCTAGGGTTGGTTTGGATAATAGTCATGTTGGTTTTATTGGGCATTATCGAGAGATAATAGATAAAACTGGAGGGCGGTCTGAAGTTGAGTTGATTGATAGGTTGATTAGTAATTATGGGTTGGATGTTGAATGA
- a CDS encoding triphosphoribosyl-dephospho-CoA synthase — MDVKKTSDCLRLALMYEVAATPKPGCIDRNYDHSDTSFCDFISSAVAVSRCFEECFNSSLGEVILGSTKNMVKSHSGQNTHFGAILLNAPLYLAAVQVDDFELDNVVETAGKIVEASSVDDAIKFYESFRHVEVGGLRDDIEELDAESREAILDISRNSISFYDLMELSVEYDGVAREVCRGFERTIEGFGYLDEGPIDNDSLVRCFLNLLTEPDTHIVKVHSREKAELVSQQAREIIDEGFPEGRLQEFDSRLNEEGVSPGTTADILSSSIFMSLLDRKSD; from the coding sequence ATGGATGTTAAAAAAACTTCGGATTGTTTAAGGCTTGCATTGATGTATGAGGTTGCAGCGACGCCTAAACCTGGCTGTATTGATAGGAACTATGATCACTCTGATACGTCTTTTTGTGATTTTATTTCTTCGGCGGTAGCTGTTTCTAGATGTTTTGAGGAGTGTTTTAATTCTTCACTTGGTGAGGTTATATTGGGTTCTACGAAGAATATGGTTAAGTCGCATAGTGGTCAAAATACTCATTTTGGTGCTATATTGCTTAATGCTCCACTTTATCTTGCTGCTGTTCAAGTTGATGATTTTGAGTTGGATAATGTGGTTGAAACTGCTGGTAAGATTGTTGAGGCATCGAGCGTTGACGATGCGATTAAGTTTTATGAGTCTTTTCGGCATGTTGAGGTTGGAGGGCTTCGTGATGATATTGAGGAGTTGGATGCTGAATCTAGGGAGGCAATACTAGATATTTCAAGGAATTCTATATCTTTTTATGATTTGATGGAGTTGTCAGTTGAGTATGATGGTGTTGCTCGTGAGGTGTGTAGAGGGTTTGAAAGAACTATTGAGGGTTTTGGTTATTTGGATGAGGGTCCTATTGATAACGATAGTTTGGTTAGGTGTTTTTTAAACCTGCTTACTGAACCTGATACACATATAGTTAAAGTACATTCTCGGGAGAAGGCTGAATTGGTTTCGCAGCAAGCTAGGGAAATTATTGATGAAGGGTTTCCAGAAGGTAGGTTGCAGGAGTTTGATAGTAGGTTGAATGAAGAAGGGGTTAGTCCTGGTACAACAGCGGATATTTTGTCTAGTAGTATTTTTATGTCGCTTTTAGATCGGAAGAGTGATTGA
- a CDS encoding DUF134 domain-containing protein, whose product MEEDNEKNQGSGRKRRGRPRRPRKVGWTPNVNIFKPRGVPAREQDEIIVTVEEMEAIRLIDIEDLTQKEAAEKMRVSRRSFWNDLNSGREKIAKALTKGKAIVIRGGDYSVDR is encoded by the coding sequence ATGGAAGAAGACAACGAAAAAAACCAAGGGTCGGGACGAAAAAGAAGAGGGCGTCCAAGAAGACCCCGAAAAGTAGGTTGGACCCCCAACGTAAACATATTCAAACCAAGGGGAGTTCCAGCAAGAGAACAAGATGAAATAATAGTTACAGTAGAAGAGATGGAAGCAATAAGACTAATCGATATCGAAGACCTAACTCAAAAAGAAGCAGCAGAAAAAATGAGAGTATCGAGAAGGTCATTCTGGAACGACCTAAACTCAGGGAGAGAAAAAATAGCAAAAGCCCTAACCAAAGGAAAAGCAATAGTAATCCGAGGCGGCGACTACTCAGTAGATAGATAA
- a CDS encoding flavoprotein, whose protein sequence is MSSKAIGWCITGAGALLEESIRVASTVSRDFDITFFVSRAGEEVLEMYGLMDELCGVVSDSYLDEVFLASDSGFSFPKTGRFMLGRYEALVVSPATSNTVGKMAHGISDTLVTNCFSHATKTGVEVLVVPVELEPAASITPYYISKDLCDKCGRCVDVCPEGAVRFYEIDYYRCSGCGRCVDVCPEGAVRFYEIEVVERGVDRENIERIEGMEGVSVFGSPFELLDRL, encoded by the coding sequence ATGAGTTCGAAAGCTATTGGTTGGTGTATAACTGGTGCTGGAGCGCTTCTTGAGGAGAGTATTAGGGTTGCGTCAACTGTTTCTCGGGATTTCGATATAACTTTTTTTGTAAGTCGTGCGGGGGAGGAGGTTCTTGAGATGTATGGTTTGATGGATGAGTTATGTGGGGTTGTTTCTGATAGTTATCTAGATGAGGTTTTTTTAGCTTCCGATTCTGGATTTAGTTTTCCTAAAACTGGGAGGTTTATGTTGGGTCGTTATGAGGCGTTGGTTGTCTCACCGGCGACTTCCAATACTGTGGGTAAGATGGCGCATGGTATTTCGGATACTCTTGTTACGAACTGTTTTTCTCATGCGACAAAAACGGGGGTTGAGGTTTTGGTTGTTCCGGTTGAACTTGAACCTGCAGCTTCTATAACTCCATATTATATCTCAAAGGATCTTTGCGATAAGTGTGGTAGGTGTGTTGATGTTTGTCCGGAGGGTGCTGTTCGTTTTTATGAGATTGATTACTATCGTTGTTCTGGGTGTGGTAGGTGTGTTGATGTTTGTCCGGAGGGTGCTGTTCGTTTTTATGAGATTGAGGTTGTAGAGAGGGGTGTGGATCGGGAGAATATTGAGCGGATTGAAGGTATGGAGGGTGTTAGTGTTTTTGGTTCTCCATTTGAGTTGTTAGATAGATTGTAG
- a CDS encoding ATPase domain-containing protein, translating into MVRLKYVDRVRKYIKNSLIRNMVVEDSDFSGFDFDDDEDGFEGGSQSERVPTGIKGFDELCGGGLLKNRSYLVSGNAGSGKSTFSIQYLHNGVVEYDEPGILVVTEEDPKNIRENMKSYNMDLKKLEQHDKLAILDSQSAKVGIPTDEEYVEVDPFDMDSTLKRIVEIKEDIGAKRCVFDSTTSLGFVSDTQKQLRINFLKLSATLSAIGLTSLLTSEVLDKNRMSRFDMEEFVTEGTIRLYNERKEGVRSRSIEVYKMRGSDHSKKINPFEISSKGIEVHPKEDVYF; encoded by the coding sequence TTGGTTCGGTTAAAATATGTAGATAGAGTAAGAAAATACATAAAAAATAGTTTAATTAGGAACATGGTTGTTGAAGATTCTGATTTTAGTGGATTTGATTTCGACGATGATGAAGATGGTTTTGAAGGTGGTTCTCAGTCAGAAAGAGTACCTACAGGTATTAAAGGATTCGATGAACTTTGTGGTGGAGGTTTGCTTAAAAACCGGAGTTATTTGGTTTCGGGTAACGCTGGATCCGGTAAATCGACTTTTTCGATTCAATACCTACATAACGGTGTCGTTGAATACGATGAACCCGGTATCCTGGTTGTGACCGAGGAGGACCCTAAAAATATTCGAGAAAATATGAAATCTTATAACATGGATTTAAAGAAACTCGAGCAGCATGATAAACTTGCCATACTCGATTCACAGTCCGCTAAAGTTGGTATTCCAACCGATGAAGAGTATGTTGAAGTCGACCCTTTCGATATGGATTCAACTCTCAAAAGAATTGTTGAGATTAAAGAAGATATCGGTGCTAAACGATGTGTATTTGATTCAACCACTTCATTAGGGTTTGTCTCTGACACCCAGAAACAACTTCGTATCAATTTTCTTAAACTCTCCGCAACATTAAGCGCCATTGGATTAACATCTTTATTAACATCTGAAGTGCTTGATAAAAACAGGATGAGTAGGTTCGATATGGAAGAATTCGTTACAGAAGGAACGATCAGGCTTTACAATGAACGGAAAGAAGGGGTTAGGTCGAGAAGCATAGAGGTCTATAAAATGAGAGGTTCAGACCACAGTAAAAAAATAAATCCCTTTGAAATCTCAAGCAAAGGAATAGAAGTACATCCTAAAGAAGATGTTTACTTCTAA
- a CDS encoding DUF5320 domain-containing protein — MPTRNKTGPYGKGPATGKDLGNCIKTQEPQPRLCQRNRHRRKPRINQGPINNHQNTRRINRQPENNQNIKKRIKWLENQKTKLQNEINRLKQKLKQE; from the coding sequence TTGCCAACAAGAAACAAAACAGGGCCATACGGAAAAGGCCCAGCAACAGGAAAAGACCTAGGAAACTGCATAAAAACCCAAGAACCCCAACCCAGACTCTGCCAAAGAAATAGACATCGAAGAAAACCTAGAATAAACCAAGGACCTATAAATAACCATCAAAACACAAGAAGAATAAACCGACAACCAGAAAACAACCAAAACATAAAAAAACGGATAAAATGGCTAGAGAACCAAAAAACCAAACTCCAAAACGAGATAAATAGACTAAAACAAAAACTAAAACAAGAATAA
- the cofD gene encoding 2-phospho-L-lactate transferase has translation MLFLSGGTGTPKLIRGFRSLIDEGEMVVVANTADDTFVSGNLVCPDLDTVVYTLAGLIDDDRWWGIEGDSFDTHDFLNQIGQGEYMRIGDLDRAVHIRRTVLLEEFSLSRVTEEICGCLGVEADVFPMTDDRVRTKIVSGGREFGFQEWLVELDGAPVPEKVVFDGLEDAVPSPGFLDALDCEDNVVIGPSNPVTSIYPILSLEGVWDRLLEKNVVAVSPIVDGEPFSGPAVRLMRAFGISPDNYGLRDFYDGLVDCFVYDVRNQDPPGDGVVFDTYMRSCRDEAFVASKVIDLFDEM, from the coding sequence ATGTTGTTTCTGTCTGGTGGAACTGGTACTCCTAAGTTGATTCGTGGTTTTCGGTCGTTGATTGATGAGGGGGAGATGGTTGTTGTTGCTAATACGGCGGATGATACTTTTGTGTCTGGGAATTTGGTTTGTCCTGATTTGGATACTGTAGTTTATACTTTGGCTGGTTTGATTGATGATGATCGGTGGTGGGGTATTGAGGGTGATAGTTTTGATACGCATGATTTTTTGAATCAGATAGGTCAAGGTGAATATATGCGTATTGGTGATTTGGATAGGGCTGTGCATATTAGGCGGACTGTTTTGTTGGAGGAGTTTTCTTTGTCTAGAGTTACGGAGGAGATATGTGGTTGTTTAGGGGTTGAGGCGGATGTTTTCCCGATGACTGATGATAGGGTGAGGACTAAGATTGTTTCTGGTGGTAGGGAGTTTGGTTTTCAGGAATGGCTTGTTGAATTGGATGGGGCTCCTGTTCCTGAGAAGGTTGTTTTTGATGGTTTGGAGGATGCTGTGCCTTCTCCGGGGTTTTTAGATGCACTTGATTGTGAGGATAATGTTGTTATTGGGCCTAGTAATCCGGTTACGAGTATCTACCCGATTTTATCTTTGGAGGGTGTTTGGGATAGGTTGTTAGAAAAAAATGTTGTTGCTGTAAGTCCTATTGTGGATGGGGAGCCGTTTAGTGGTCCTGCAGTTAGGTTGATGAGGGCTTTTGGTATTTCTCCGGATAACTATGGCTTGAGAGATTTTTATGATGGATTGGTTGATTGTTTTGTTTATGATGTGCGTAATCAAGATCCACCGGGGGATGGGGTTGTTTTTGATACGTATATGAGGTCTTGTAGGGATGAGGCTTTTGTAGCTAGTAAGGTAATTGATTTGTTTGATGAGATGTAG
- the ade gene encoding adenine deaminase, whose translation MNLEQNIAVAKGDANPDAVLSGNVLSVYNGEVFQTDIAIKNGYIVGLGNYQSKNTYKTDGIIIPGLIDAHMHIESSFLKPIEFARAVIPYGTTSVIADPHEIANVAGIEGIKYLIQASKKLPLDFYFMAPSCVPANKELETYGATIDEKDIKEMLEWREILGLGELMDFEGVLNQNPEVLKKLEITRNHKIDGHCPGLTGNRLNAYLTSGADTDHECITKEEVLEKVRKGMKIILREGSASRDLTRLIETVNEKNYCNFMLGTDDLDPTDIEKRGHIDHRIKLCIENNISPEIAIQMATLNTAKHYGLNVGAISPGRKADLVVVKDLKEMDVKSVFKNGELIWKKQFKKRLKPPKTVKTKNYVKIPDITIEDLKTPKKKGKIRIIDIFPDKIATKTLEMEVETKNIPDPERDIAKVAVIDRHGKGKHIGIGYVRGFGIKKGALASTVAHDSHNCITIGTNEKDMITAINKIKEIGGGLVIALNGETETLPLPIAGLMSNLKYQKVIDKLNLVRKKSKQLGIEIEHPFMKMSFLSLPVIPELRVTTHGLVDVNENQIVDLWID comes from the coding sequence ATGAATCTTGAACAAAATATAGCTGTAGCGAAAGGAGATGCCAATCCAGACGCAGTACTTTCTGGTAACGTCCTATCCGTATACAATGGCGAGGTATTCCAGACCGACATCGCAATAAAAAATGGATATATAGTAGGCCTTGGAAACTACCAATCTAAAAATACATACAAAACAGATGGAATAATAATACCCGGTTTAATCGATGCCCACATGCACATAGAAAGCAGTTTCTTAAAACCCATCGAGTTCGCCAGAGCAGTAATACCATATGGAACAACATCTGTAATAGCCGACCCACACGAAATCGCAAATGTAGCTGGAATTGAAGGAATCAAATACCTAATTCAGGCTAGCAAAAAACTACCACTAGATTTCTATTTCATGGCTCCATCATGCGTACCAGCAAATAAAGAACTTGAAACCTATGGAGCCACAATAGACGAAAAAGACATAAAAGAAATGCTAGAATGGAGGGAAATCCTAGGTCTTGGAGAGCTAATGGACTTCGAAGGAGTTTTAAACCAGAATCCAGAAGTCCTAAAAAAACTAGAGATAACCAGAAACCACAAAATCGATGGACACTGTCCAGGCCTAACCGGGAACAGACTAAACGCATACCTAACCTCTGGAGCAGACACGGATCACGAATGCATAACAAAAGAAGAGGTCCTAGAAAAAGTAAGGAAAGGAATGAAAATCATTTTACGAGAAGGATCTGCATCAAGAGACCTAACCCGATTAATCGAAACTGTTAACGAAAAAAACTACTGTAACTTTATGCTCGGAACAGACGACCTTGATCCCACAGACATAGAAAAAAGAGGCCACATCGACCATAGAATTAAACTGTGCATTGAAAACAATATCTCTCCAGAAATCGCAATCCAGATGGCCACATTAAACACAGCAAAACACTATGGCTTGAATGTTGGAGCAATATCTCCAGGACGAAAAGCAGACCTAGTGGTCGTCAAAGACCTTAAAGAAATGGATGTAAAATCTGTTTTCAAAAATGGAGAACTAATCTGGAAAAAACAATTTAAAAAACGATTAAAACCGCCTAAAACTGTCAAAACCAAAAACTACGTCAAAATCCCAGATATAACTATAGAAGACCTTAAAACACCTAAGAAAAAAGGAAAAATAAGAATTATCGATATATTTCCAGACAAAATAGCAACCAAAACCCTAGAGATGGAAGTAGAAACAAAAAACATCCCCGACCCAGAAAGAGATATAGCTAAAGTTGCAGTCATAGACAGACATGGAAAAGGAAAACACATAGGAATAGGATACGTCCGTGGATTCGGAATAAAAAAAGGAGCCCTCGCAAGCACAGTAGCACACGACTCACACAACTGCATTACAATCGGAACAAACGAAAAAGACATGATAACAGCAATAAACAAAATAAAAGAGATAGGAGGAGGCCTAGTGATAGCATTAAATGGAGAAACGGAAACACTACCACTACCAATAGCCGGATTGATGTCAAACCTCAAATACCAAAAAGTAATAGACAAACTAAACCTTGTTCGCAAAAAATCCAAGCAACTGGGAATAGAAATCGAACACCCCTTCATGAAAATGAGCTTCCTATCCCTACCCGTAATACCCGAACTACGAGTAACAACACATGGATTAGTGGATGTAAATGAAAACCAAATCGTCGACCTATGGATTGATTAA
- a CDS encoding pyridoxal-phosphate-dependent aminotransferase family protein, with protein MELLMTAGPTEISPRVRAAMNKEIQSPDFDEKFKVFYKKLIQKTKKIYRTDKDLLILGGEAILGLEAAVSSIIDKNNQVLCITNGFFGDGFIDFVEMRGGKPTTVKHPYDQPINIEKVKESLEKNNFKAATIVHCETPTGILNEIDELLNLLRENNITTIVDAVSSLAGTPVPTDKIDICIGGSQKCFSTPPGLTTITVSQKAWREIEKHKQDTYYTSLKPWKDMWLENNQFPYSNLVTNLYALNESTDMILEEGINNVFKRHRKTHKTCIELCKNLNLDFYPKKPETMSPTVTAIKIEGKAKKIQKTVRKQNKILLSTGLGELQNDIIRIGHMGYNADINKVRKTVEAIEKALK; from the coding sequence ATGGAACTATTAATGACCGCCGGACCTACAGAAATCTCTCCAAGAGTAAGAGCAGCTATGAACAAAGAGATACAGAGCCCTGACTTTGATGAAAAATTTAAAGTTTTCTATAAAAAACTAATACAGAAAACGAAAAAAATATATAGAACCGACAAAGACCTGTTAATTCTTGGTGGAGAAGCAATATTAGGTTTAGAAGCAGCTGTATCCTCAATTATAGATAAAAACAATCAAGTACTCTGCATAACAAACGGTTTCTTCGGAGATGGTTTTATTGATTTCGTTGAAATGCGAGGCGGAAAACCAACAACCGTAAAACACCCATACGACCAACCGATAAACATCGAGAAAGTGAAAGAAAGTTTAGAGAAAAACAACTTTAAAGCAGCCACAATAGTTCACTGCGAAACACCAACAGGAATATTAAATGAAATCGATGAACTGTTAAACCTACTAAGAGAAAACAACATAACAACAATAGTTGACGCAGTTTCATCACTAGCCGGAACACCGGTACCTACAGACAAAATAGATATCTGTATAGGCGGTTCCCAAAAATGCTTTAGCACACCACCAGGACTAACAACAATAACAGTCAGCCAAAAAGCCTGGAGAGAGATAGAAAAACACAAACAAGACACATACTACACCAGCTTAAAACCATGGAAAGATATGTGGCTAGAAAACAATCAATTCCCATACTCAAACCTTGTAACAAACCTATATGCATTAAACGAATCAACCGACATGATCCTGGAAGAAGGAATAAACAACGTATTCAAAAGACATAGAAAAACCCATAAAACCTGTATAGAGCTATGCAAAAACCTCAACCTCGATTTCTATCCCAAAAAACCAGAAACCATGTCACCAACCGTCACAGCAATAAAAATCGAGGGAAAAGCCAAAAAAATACAGAAAACCGTTAGAAAACAAAACAAAATCCTACTCTCAACAGGATTAGGGGAACTACAGAACGATATAATACGAATAGGCCATATGGGATATAACGCAGATATAAATAAAGTACGTAAAACAGTAGAAGCAATAGAAAAAGCTTTGAAATAA
- a CDS encoding MFS transporter, translating to MSLRGDKSFLNRLEPKYIVLFACWSVWFVNFLVRMSVPVLLPSIQVEFDVAYIELGLMMSALTFGYAVSQIPSGILADRMKKKYVIVPGMVLFSLAMVGGAISNSSTVLILMLLTAGLGLGTYYPAATSLIAAWFERGERGRAFGIHETASSVGSVVGPLLGGYLVYAFGWREGFGVLLIPGLLAIPIIWYLGKEPDIDISGLKKQKIVLNPILMPTAVYTLMIMGWMAFTTFLPSYLTNVGYDDFSAGILFAIMPLVSVIAMPVAGNYSDKFGRGKVIFTLLIISAPLSFLVTYFEHWIPILFLLVTIGSTLFAAYPVVIALISDKIPASNRAGTFGFVNAIGMVFASTTPTAIGYLIDILNYRIAFLTISLMILAAAFTMLKINWDEGKKE from the coding sequence ATGTCTTTGAGAGGCGATAAAAGTTTTTTAAATCGTTTGGAACCGAAATACATAGTTTTGTTTGCTTGTTGGTCTGTCTGGTTTGTTAACTTCCTAGTGAGGATGTCTGTACCAGTTTTATTACCTTCGATTCAAGTTGAGTTCGATGTGGCTTACATAGAGCTAGGGTTGATGATGTCTGCACTTACATTTGGCTATGCGGTTTCTCAAATTCCAAGCGGTATACTCGCTGACAGGATGAAAAAGAAATATGTCATAGTTCCAGGTATGGTTCTTTTTTCTTTGGCTATGGTTGGTGGTGCGATATCGAATTCATCGACCGTGTTAATCTTGATGTTGTTAACGGCTGGCCTTGGATTGGGAACTTACTATCCAGCTGCAACATCTTTAATAGCTGCTTGGTTTGAAAGAGGAGAGCGTGGAAGGGCTTTTGGGATACATGAAACTGCTTCAAGTGTTGGTTCTGTTGTAGGTCCTTTGTTGGGAGGATATCTTGTATATGCTTTTGGTTGGAGAGAGGGATTTGGAGTACTTTTGATACCAGGATTGCTGGCCATACCTATTATCTGGTACCTTGGTAAAGAACCTGATATCGATATTTCAGGTTTGAAGAAACAGAAGATAGTTTTAAACCCGATATTAATGCCTACAGCTGTTTATACATTGATGATAATGGGTTGGATGGCTTTCACGACATTTTTACCTTCATACTTAACGAACGTCGGATATGATGACTTCTCTGCAGGTATTTTGTTTGCGATAATGCCTTTGGTGTCTGTAATCGCGATGCCAGTTGCCGGTAATTACAGCGATAAGTTCGGTAGAGGTAAAGTTATATTTACGTTGTTGATTATATCGGCACCACTGTCTTTTTTAGTCACATATTTCGAGCATTGGATACCGATTTTGTTCTTGCTTGTGACGATAGGTAGTACTTTGTTCGCAGCTTATCCAGTTGTTATAGCTTTGATTTCGGATAAAATACCGGCTTCTAATAGGGCTGGTACATTTGGTTTTGTAAACGCAATAGGAATGGTTTTCGCTTCAACCACTCCAACTGCAATCGGTTATTTGATAGATATTTTGAACTATAGGATTGCGTTTTTAACAATATCTTTGATGATTCTTGCTGCAGCGTTTACTATGCTAAAAATCAATTGGGATGAGGGGAAAAAAGAGTAG
- the hpt gene encoding hypoxanthine phosphoribosyltransferase yields the protein MKTKSSTYGLINMEKNLLYSEKEIKNKVKAIAKQITEDYQKNKPVMIGVLKGSVIFLSDLMRETEIPLEIDFVDVKSYKGTESTKPELRLNTTHKIKNRDIILVDDILDTGKTMQLLKKEFKSRGAKSIKICTLLDKPSRREVEIQPDYTGFRIPDVFVIGYGLDYNEKHRNLPDIYKIEQQKT from the coding sequence ATGAAAACCAAATCGTCGACCTATGGATTGATTAACATGGAGAAAAACCTCCTCTATTCAGAGAAAGAAATAAAAAACAAAGTCAAAGCAATAGCGAAGCAGATAACAGAAGACTACCAGAAAAACAAGCCAGTAATGATTGGAGTATTAAAAGGATCTGTAATATTTCTTTCAGACCTAATGAGAGAAACTGAAATCCCACTAGAAATAGATTTCGTAGACGTAAAAAGCTATAAAGGCACAGAAAGCACCAAACCAGAACTAAGATTGAACACAACACACAAAATCAAAAACAGAGACATAATACTCGTTGACGACATACTTGACACGGGAAAGACAATGCAACTACTAAAAAAAGAATTCAAATCAAGAGGAGCAAAATCGATAAAAATCTGCACCCTACTAGACAAACCATCACGCAGAGAAGTAGAGATACAGCCAGACTACACAGGATTCAGAATACCAGACGTATTCGTAATAGGATACGGCTTAGACTACAACGAAAAACACCGAAACCTACCAGATATCTACAAAATCGAACAACAAAAAACCTAA
- the amrS gene encoding AmmeMemoRadiSam system radical SAM enzyme: MKKEAMFYEERSDGKVRCNLCNHRCILKKGEKGICGVRENDEGKLYTLVYNAISSRNVDPIEKKPLYHFHPGSRVFSLGSVGCNFQCLNCQNYTIARARPNEVYLEDMTPEKSVSIARKNMCEGMAYTYNEPTVWYEFNYESAKKAKQSGLFTVYVTNGYIMPEPLEEIAPYLDAANVDIKSFDGDEFYREVSSAKSKPVLKTCKEMKKHDIHLEITYLVIPGYNDREKNFKELGDWLVDEIGDETPVHLSRFYPAHKMMDVDPTPIKKMERAHEILTDKGVKYVYLGNVRGHEYENTICPTCGEVLIKRDGYSIEVMGLDLYNKCDNCGEDINVIR, encoded by the coding sequence ATGAAAAAAGAAGCAATGTTTTATGAAGAGAGGTCTGACGGTAAGGTTAGATGCAATTTATGTAACCACCGCTGCATACTCAAAAAAGGGGAGAAAGGGATTTGTGGTGTTAGAGAAAACGATGAAGGAAAACTATATACTCTTGTATACAACGCAATCTCTTCTAGAAACGTAGATCCTATTGAGAAAAAACCTCTCTACCACTTCCATCCAGGTAGCCGTGTTTTCTCCTTAGGCTCTGTTGGATGTAATTTTCAATGCCTTAACTGTCAAAACTATACGATAGCAAGAGCACGGCCAAATGAAGTATATCTAGAAGATATGACTCCTGAAAAATCGGTTTCAATTGCTCGGAAAAACATGTGTGAGGGGATGGCATATACATACAATGAACCAACAGTTTGGTACGAATTTAACTATGAATCTGCTAAAAAAGCAAAACAATCCGGTCTATTTACAGTATATGTAACAAACGGCTATATAATGCCTGAACCGCTTGAAGAAATCGCTCCATATCTAGATGCGGCGAACGTCGATATAAAGTCGTTCGATGGAGACGAGTTTTATAGGGAAGTTTCATCTGCAAAATCCAAGCCAGTGTTAAAAACATGTAAAGAAATGAAGAAACATGACATACACCTAGAGATTACATACCTTGTGATACCAGGGTATAACGATAGAGAAAAAAACTTCAAGGAACTTGGTGATTGGTTGGTTGATGAGATTGGAGACGAAACTCCGGTGCACCTAAGTAGGTTCTATCCAGCCCATAAAATGATGGATGTGGATCCAACTCCAATAAAGAAGATGGAGAGGGCTCATGAAATATTGACAGATAAAGGAGTTAAGTATGTCTATCTTGGAAACGTAAGGGGTCATGAATATGAGAACACAATCTGCCCAACATGTGGTGAAGTATTGATAAAGAGGGATGGATATTCAATCGAGGTTATGGGGTTGGATTTATACAACAAATGTGACAACTGTGGTGAAGATATAAACGTGATAAGGTGA